GCCGCTTCTATGTCACCCACAGTACACCTGTTGTTCATTTTGAATCAACGAGAAGTTAAGAGGCGTGGAACACCCCTACCCCGGAGGGGGTATGCCCATCACAATGCCCGCTATACCACCCGCTACCTGGATGGACAGACTCATATGGCGGGTGGTCCGCCCCGCAGCCGCCCATACCAGCGCTCTCACACCGGCCCTGGCGGGCGGCCGACTGTTGACCCCGCTACCGTCCAGTGCTATCGGGTCCGCTGAGCGTCTCGCGGGCTACCGGACCCGCCCCGCACGCGGTCCCGGGGAACGGGTTTCCCAGTTCCACTCCACGGGGCCGGGACAACTAGGCGGCCTGATCGAGCAGGCCGACCACCGCCTGACGCAGCTCATCGGCGGGCACACGCTCGGTGATGACGGCCAGCGCCACCGGATCGGCACCGCGCAGGATGCCCAGCACCATGTGCTCGCACCCGATCCAATTGTCTTTGTGCGCAATGGCTTCCCGCAACGCCAGCTCCAAGCACTTCTTGGCCGAAGAGTTGAACGGGATCATCCCGAACGGACGCCAGCCGCGGATGCGCCCCCTGCGGCGCCCCGATTTTTCAAGGGCCTCGTCGAATGCCTTCGGGCCAAAGACTTTCGAGACGCTCTCGCGCACCTGGGACAGATCGATGCCGATCGCCTTGAGTGCCTGAGCGTCCTCGTCGTCCAGGGGCGGCTCCACGGATCCCGTGCGCAGCCGGTCGCGCACACCGTCGGCCGTCAGGCCATATCCGATCAGCAACTCCGACAGCGGTCCGCCCGCGCTCTCGAGCACCCCGACCAGGACATGCTCGGCACCGATGCGCGATTCGTCCATCTCGCGAGCCTCTTCTTGCGACAGCACCACGGCGACCTTGGCCGACTTCTGGAACTTCTCGAACATGGCTACTCACTTCCTCGCGCGGTTGTATTTCTGATGCACGGCCTGGCGGCTCACCTCGAGCGCCTCGGCGATGGCCTGCCAACTCCACCCCTGGCTGCGGGCGTTGGTCACGTGGATCGCTTCCAGTCGTTCACACAAGCGCCGCAGGGCCTGCACGGCCCGCAGGCCCACGGCGGGATCGGTACTACTGACGGCGTCGTCCAGATCAGCCGCCGGGAGATCACTCATGGTTGTCAACGTAGATTGACACATAGGGCTTGTCAAGAAAAGTTGACAAACAAGAGTGCACCTCGACACGCCCGTTTATGGCGCGAAGATGCGAT
The nucleotide sequence above comes from Mycobacteroides saopaulense. Encoded proteins:
- a CDS encoding Clp protease N-terminal domain-containing protein; this encodes MFEKFQKSAKVAVVLSQEEAREMDESRIGAEHVLVGVLESAGGPLSELLIGYGLTADGVRDRLRTGSVEPPLDDEDAQALKAIGIDLSQVRESVSKVFGPKAFDEALEKSGRRRGRIRGWRPFGMIPFNSSAKKCLELALREAIAHKDNWIGCEHMVLGILRGADPVALAVITERVPADELRQAVVGLLDQAA
- a CDS encoding sigma-70 RNA polymerase sigma factor region 4 domain-containing protein, whose protein sequence is MSDLPAADLDDAVSSTDPAVGLRAVQALRRLCERLEAIHVTNARSQGWSWQAIAEALEVSRQAVHQKYNRARK